One window of the Syngnathoides biaculeatus isolate LvHL_M chromosome 11, ASM1980259v1, whole genome shotgun sequence genome contains the following:
- the mtnr1al gene encoding melatonin receptor type 1A-like — translation MWRPQRDPARALEPRRHPPPMAAQRQQQRPAAAWPAEAPGAALGATLGPRGNSTPAAGAPPQQQQAFPWAVSVLAGVLIVTIVVDVVGNLLVILSVFRNRKLRKTGNAFVVSLALADLVVAVYPYPLVLTAIFHDGWIAGYLHCQVSGFLMGLSVIGSIFNITGIAINRYCYICHSLRYDRLFSGANTVCYVALVWALTALAVAPNWFVESLQYDPRVYSCTFAQSASSAYTIAVVAVHFVLPIAIVSYCYLRIWTLVIRVRRRVKPDSRPKLKPHDLRNFLTMFVVFVLFAVCWAPLNLIGLAVALDPRLGRAIPEWLFTASYFMAYFNSCLNAVVYGALNNNFRKEYKRIVLIVFKFHC, via the exons ATGTGGCGCCCGCAGCGAGACCCGGCGAGGGCGCTGGAGCCGCGGCGCCACCCGCCGCCCATGGCCGcccagcggcagcagcagcgaCCGGCGGCCGCGTGGCCCGCCGAGGCGCCGGGGGCCGCGCTGGGGGCCACGCTGGGGCCGCGCGGCAACTCCACGCCGGCGGCGGGGGCCCCcccccagcagcagcaggcgTTCCCCTGGGCCGTCAGCGTCCTGGCCGGCGTCCTGATCGTCACCATCGTGGTGGACGTGGTCGGCAATCTGCTCGTCATCCTGTCCGTCTTCAGGAACAGGAAACTCAGGAAAACAG GAAACGCGTTCGTGGTGAGCCTGGCGCTGGCCGACCTCGTGGTGGCGGTGTACCCGTACCCGCTGGTGCTGACGGCCATCTTCCACGACGGCTGGATTGCGGGGTACCTGCACTGCCAG GTGAGCGGCTTCCTGATGGGCCTGAGCGTGATCGGCTCCATCTTCAACATCACGGGCATCGCCATCAACCGCTACTGCTACATCTGCCACAGCCTGCGCTACGACCGGCTGTTCTCGGGCGCCAACACCGTGTGCTACGTGGCGCTGGTGTGGGCGCTGACCGCGCTGGCCGTGGCGCCCAACTGGTTCGTGGAGTCGCTGCAGTACGACCCGCGCGTCTACTCGTGCACCTTCGCCCAGTCGGCCAGCTCGGCGTACACCATCGCCGTGGTGGCGGTCCACTTCGTGCTCCCCATCGCCATCGTCAGCTACTGCTACCTGCGCATCTGGACGCTGGTGATCCGCGTGCGGCGCCGCGTCAAGCCCGACTCGCGGCCCAAGCTCAAGCCGCACGACCTGCGCAACTTCCTCACCATGTTCGTGGTCTTCGTGCTGTTCGCCGTGTGCTGGGCGCCGCTCAACCTCATCGGCCTGGCGGTGGCGCTGGACCCCCGGCTGGGCCGCGCCATCCCCGAGTGGCTCTTCACCGCCAGCTACTTCATGGCCTACTTCAACAGCTGCCTCAACGCCGTCGTCTACGGCGCGCTCAACAACAACTTCAGGAAGGAGTACAAGCGCATCGTGCTCATTGTCTTCAAGTTCCACTGTtga